The nucleotide sequence TGGCACATTATGGAGGAAATGACAAATGCGGCTTTGACTATCATTTGGATCAACAGGTCAATCTAGAACGGAATATTCGACACTTTTTTGATTCAGTCAAGGTTGAGGGCCCTGTATGTCTGTTTGTAGGGGATAGAAGGCCACATGTTGCTTGGACCAAGCAAATGGACTATAGTCCCGACGAAGTAGATCTGCCACCTTATTTTGTGGATACCAAACCTACAAGGGAGCATCGATCAAGGTACTATACTGATATTACAGGTTTGGACAGTGAAATGGGAAAGGTCTTGGATTATTTGACTCCAATATTTGGAGAAAATACTTTGACGCTTTTTACCAGTGATCATGGTGCGCAGTGGCCATTTGGAAAGTGGAACCTTTACGATGCGGGTATCAGAACTCCTCTCATCGTAAAATGGCCGGGAGTCATTCAGGCCGGAGCAGAATCCGATGCAAAAGTCAGTTGGATAGATATCTTGCCTACCTTACTGGACATTTCTGGAAGTGAAATTCCGAAGGGGTTGGATGGTCAGTCCTTTAAAAGGGTATTAGAAGGAAAACAAACGCATTTCAGAGATGAAATTTATACTACACACAGTGGAGATGGTAAATTCAATATTTATCCCATAAGGAGTGTCAGAACCGATCAGTATAAATTGATTTGGAACCTCGTTCCAGATGCCTACCATACCAATCACTCTGATATCCTAAGAAAGGATGGAGCAGGAGCCTACTGGGACTCATGGGATCAAAAAGCCCTAAAAGATCTAAAGGCAGCAGCTATTATCAAAAAGTACTATGAGCGTCCTGAGTGGGAGTTTTATGATCTTAAGACAGATCCTGATGAACAGAAAAATTTGATGGATGATCCTGAGTATCAAAAGGAAATCGTAAAGCTTAAAAAGCGTCTGACCAAATGGTTGGATAAGCAAAACGACGAATTGAAAACTTATAGGGAGCCCTATAAGATAGGTCAACCTAAACCCAATAGCAAAACCATACAAAACATAAAATAATGAACCTATTAAACCGAGCAATGGCTTTTGGGGCTTTTCTTTTATTTCTATCCTGTAATGGACAGACAGCAAAGCAAAAAGCCTATGAGGATCATGATAAAGCCATTTACAGCAAGGATGGCTGGATAAGAGACCCCTATATATTTTTGGATGAGGATGGTCATTATTATCTGACTGGGACCACGCCAGCACCTAAGGATCCTAAGGAAGGTGAAGAACCTTATAATACGGGGCTAGATAAGTCGAATGAGGAGATTTACGGCACCCCTAGTATTGTGGGGGGAAAATTGAGGGTTTGGAGAAGCCAAGACCTAATGGACTGGGAGTATTTAGGCGAACCATTTACCTTGGATAAGGGATATTGGGCAAAAAAATTCCCGAAGAAATTTGAGGAGAGTTCACCGGATAAATGGAAAATATGGGCTCCCGAACTTTATCATGTAAATGGTAAGTGGATTTATGTGCATACTACCCCAGGCCCTGTACAGGGAGGTGCTAATTTGGTCATTACAGCAGACAATGAAATGAGTGGGCCTTTCAACTTTCCCATGGGCGATGATATGAAGTTCAAACACGACCCTTCTCTTTTCAAAGATGATGATGGGACATGGTACCTGTTATGGGGCAATACCAAGATTGCTCCGATCAAGCCAGGCTTTCAGGGTTTGGCAGCTGAACCCATCAGGATTGACCCTTCAGATAGGGTGATAGGCCATGAAGGGGCGACTGTTCGTAAAATTGGTGACAAATATGTGCATTTTGGTACGGCATGGTCAACAGATGAAATGCGAAAAGGTTCATATAACCTCTATTATTGTACTGCAGATAAAGTGACAGGACCTTATGGTCCAAGGCAGTTTGTAGGACGTTTTTTAGGACATGGGACACCTTTTCAGGATAAAGAGGGAAGATGGTGGTGTACCGCTTTTTATAATGGAAATGTTCCTCCGGTCAGTAGGGAGGGTATTCAGAATAGGAACCTTGGAGAGACCGCCCAGACCATTAATGAACAAGGGACGACCATTGTTCCTCTAGAAGTAAAGGTTTTGGAAGATGGAGAAATTTACATCCGTGCCAAAGATCCTGATTATGCCAATCCAGGTCCTGATGAAGTACAGCAATTTCATTAGTTCCTTTTTAAAAGAAAAAAATGAAGAAGAATAAAATTTCATCAAGATTTTTAGCAGTATTGTTACTGTGCAGTTTTGCTTGTTCCAAAAGCCCACAAAAAGGAATCCAGCAGAAGAAACCTAATATCATTTTGATCATGTCTGATGATATGGGATATTCTGATTTGGGCTGTTATGGGGGTGAAATCAATACCCCCAATCTGGATAAACTGGCCAAAAATGGGCTTCAATTTACGCAATTTTATAATTCTGCGAGATGCTGTCCTACCAGGGCTTCATTGATGACCGGTTTACATCCCCATCAGACCGGAATTGGACATATGACCAATCCTCCGGATCATCCAAAAGGACACAATTATGGCATTCCTTCTTATGAGGGAAGCCTTAATAAACAATGTGTAACCATCGCTCAGGTGCTCAAACCAGCTGGCTACCATACCTTGATGACAGGAAAATGGCACTTGGGAACTGATTTTGAAGACTGGCCATTGCAGAGGGGATTTGATAAGTTTTACGGGTTTATTCCTGGCGCGGGTAATTTTTTCAAACCTACTCCACCGAGAGGAATTACTTATATGAATGAGTCCATAAGTATTACAGATCCTGATTTTTATACCACAGATGCTTTTACAGATAAAGCCATACAATTTATCGATGAAGCTCAAGCTGAAGATGAGGACAAACCTTTCTTTTTGTATTTAGCCTATAATGCACCCCACTGGCCATTACAGGCGCCTGCTGAAGATGTCGAAAAATATAGAGGCAAGTATATGCAAGGTTGGGGCAAGTTACGGGAGGAACGCTATGCCAGAATGAAAGCAATGGGTTTGATTGATCCTGAATGGGAGTTGACAGCCCAAGATGCGAGAAGTTGGAAATCCCTTGATCCAGCAAAAAAGGATGAAATGGATCATCGCATGGCCATTTACGCAGCTATGGTAGACAGGATGGACCAAAACATAGGTAGACTGGTGGATTATTTGGAGAAAAGGGGGGAGTTGGACAATACGATGATTGTTTTCCTTAATGATAATGGAGCCTGTGCGGAAGTAGATGAATTGGGCAGTGGACCGGCCTCTCAGTTAGGTACAAAAGAAGGTTATTTGCTGTCTTATGGACGCGCTTGGGCCAATGCTTCCAATACTCCATATCGAGAATACAAACATTGGTTACATGAAGGAGGAATGGCCACACCATTTATTGTCCATTGGCCGGCAGGAATTGCAAGGTCGGAAAACAATAAGGTGCGTCAGTATGCTTATCTGCCAGATATTATGGCTACTTTTAGTGCGCTTGCGGGAGCGGAATATCCGCAAGCATTTCAAGGAAATGCTGTTGCTCCTTTGCAAGGTAAAAGCCTGCTTTCTACGTTGAATGAAACTACCAAGCCTGTTCATGAAGAGGCGATCTTTTTTGAGCATGAAGGTAAAAAAGCCGTACGGGAAGGGAAATATAAGCTGGTTTCCAAATGGAATAAAAACAGAGAATACAATTGGGAACTCTATGATATGGAAGTTGATCGTACTGAAACCAATGACCTCGCTAAATCCATGCCTGAAAAGGTGGATCGATTAAGTAAGCTTTGGCTGGCATGGGCAGATGAAATGGGCGTGAAACCGTGGTCGGAAATTTTGGAGTTGAGGAATAAAAAGTAAAATGAAGTCCTAATGGTTAGGAGGTCTTTTGTTAATAGAGAGGGCTTGGAAGAGTAGTTTTAAATTGTCATACAACTTAAAACCTTTTTCAAGCCCTTTTGATGTTGTTATTAAACTGTTTTTTGTAAGTGAATTTTTAATTTGAATATCCGTTCTTAAAATAATGTAATGCTGAAAAGAAATGATTATATTTTGAATCTAGAAACATAGTTGTTTTCTTTTTATGATTTAGCTTTTTGCCTATTCCCCTTTTTACATTTTTAAACTTTGTTTATGGTTAGGTGCGATGCGTATTTTGGCGCCTATTGGACTTTATGTCTTAACTAAAACGAGTGTTCATGGATTTTGAATAAATATTCCAAGAATGAAATTTAAAAAATCCCTCTAGGTATATAGGGAAGATAGATCAATTAACATTAACCTAAAAACAACCATTATGAGCAACTTTACTCCAAAGTATTTGTTGGCTGTGGTGTTGCTGTTTTATGCAGCGACAGCATATGCGCAAAACATTATTGTTTCAGGAACAGTGACTGATTCGGAATCAGGAATGACCATTCCTGGTGTCAATGTAGTCGAACTATCCACTAAAAATACGGATGAGGTAAATGGTACTGCCACCGATATCGATGGTAAGTTTGAAATTTCAGTTCCTGCCAATGCCACTCTAAGTTTTAGTTATCTTGGATATGCTACCCAGAATATTCCTGTAGATGGAAGGACAAGCCTTGATTTGAAATTGAGTGCAGATCTTTCCAATCTTCAGGAAGTTGTGGTCATCGGATATGGGCAAGTCAATAAAAAAGATTTAACAGGATCTGTCAGCAAGGTAGAAGGGGCACAGTTGGAGAATTTACCTGCCGCTAGGGTAGATCAAACCCTTCAGGGGCGAGCAGCCGGTGTCCAAGTTTCACAGATCAGTGGAGAGCCAGGCGCTGCTCCGACCATTCGGATTCGGGGCGGGAATTCCATCCAGGGAAATAATGAACCCTTATGGGTGATTGATGGGATTATCGTAGGTACTGATTTCAACCTGAGTAATATCAATACCAATGATATTCAGTCCATTGATATACTCAAAGATGCTGTGGCAGTATCCATTTATGGTACCAGGGGGGCTAATGGTGTGATATTGGTAACCACCAAAAGCGGAGCTGGAGCGGGAACCAAGGTTTCTTTTAATGCTTATTACGGGGTACAGTCCATGGTGACCAAGGTTGATTTTTTGGATGGTCCGCAGCATGCCGCCTATGCCAATGAGGATGCTGAGTTCAGGCAATCTGCTTTACCATTTTTGGATCTGGACAATGTACCTAATGTTGATTGGATAGACCAGGTCAGTCAGAATGGGGCCGTTAAAAATATAGATGTATCTGTAGCTGGAACTTCAGAAAACAGAAAAGTGAATTATTATGTGTCTGCAAACTATTTTGACCAAGAAGGCCTGATAAGGGAAACCGGGATTAAGAAATATATTTTCAGGGCCAATATGGACAATCAATTGTCTGATTTGGTAAAAGTAGGCTTTCGGGTCAATGTGTCAAGGCTGAAAAATGAAAACAGCAAAATTAGCTTTTCCAACCTGTATCTTTCTACCACGCCGACCAGGGCCATTTATGATGATGAAGGCAATTTTACCGCACTGGACCCTATTACTGATGGGGTGACCAGGAATTTTGAAGCGGATTTGCAGATGCGCCAAAACCATGATTTGGTAACCAATATCCTAGGGAATATTTATATTGAACTGGAGCCTTTGAAAAACCTTACTTTCAAAACTACCTTCAGTCCTGAAATCAATAACTTCAAGCAGAATATATTTAATCCAGGAGCCCTGCCCAATAACCTGATTCTACAAAATGGAGGAGATGCAGCAGTAAGCACTTCTTTGAGGATGGGATATATTAATGAGAACACGTTAAATTATATCAAAGAATATTCAAGCGGGAATAGGCTGACAGTCTTGGCAGGTTTTACCTTGCAGAAAACGGAATTTGAATCCAGTGTGGCCAGGGCATTCAGATTATCCAATGATGTCACCGGGTTCAATAATTTGGGTTTCGGTTCGGACCCTACAAGGAATGAAGTGGGGTCCAATTATGACGCTTTTCAATTGGTTTCCTGGTTGGCAAGGGTGAACTATTCCATAAAGGACAAATACTTGTTTACTGTAGTGGGGAGAGTGGATGGTTCTTCTAGGTTTGCTCCTGAAAATAAATATGCGTTTTTCCCTTCAGGGGCATTTGCCTGGAGAATAGGCGATGAAGAGTTTATCAAAAACTTGGGCATTTTCAGTGATCTTAAATTCAGGACGAGTTATGGTCTGTCCGGAAGTCAGGCGATTCCTTCCTACAGGACATTGGCCATATTAAATGCCGCGAATACGACCTTTAACGGAATAGAAAAGCCCGGAGTGGTACTAGGGAGACCTGAAAACCCAGAGTTAAAATGGGAGACCACCCGTCAGCTTGATATTGGCTTGGAAATGGGGTTCATGGACGGACGATTGAATTTTGAAATTGATTTTTACCAGAAAAACACCAGGGACCTACTGCTGAATGCACAGCTACCTCGACAGACAGGTTTTGTGAGCAAATTGCAGAATATAGGAAAGGTACAAAACCGTGGTGTGGAATTTTTGGTCAATAGCGTCAATATCAGCAAACCAAATTTCAAATGGTCCACCAATTTGACTGTTTCCCACAATAATAATAAGGTAGTGGATTTGGGAGGGGTAGATTTTATTAACCTTGCCACACCAGCCCAACAAGGAGGGACTGGTGCAAGATTGATTGTAGGCGAAACCACTCCTGTATTTACCGGTGTGCGCTATCTGGGAACTTGGAAATCACAGGAGGAAATTGATGAGGCAGGAATTGGGGGAGACCATGATGTGGGAGGGCCCAGATTTGAGGATACCAACGGAGACAAACAAATTACCGAAGATGACTTTATCGTATTGGGAAGTCCACAACCAGATTTTTACTTTGGTATTGGCAATACCTTTTCCATCGGGAATTTTGACTTGGACTTCTTTTTCCAAGGAACCTATGGCAATGAAGTGTTTAACAGTTTGACACAAACCGCCCTGTTTGGTCGACCAGAAACGACCAAATATGCTGAAACATTGGATCGATGGACGCCTGAGAATCCTACCTCTGATATCCCAAGGGCAGGTTCGGTGGCAGCATTGTCCGAGGTTTACAACAATTCGGCCATGATAGAAGATGGTTCTCATATCAGGTTAAAGAGCCTAAGGGTGGCTTATAATTTCCCTATGGAAACAAGTAAGTTGGGAGGGCTTACTGTGTACATTACAGGAAATAACCTGTTTGTACTATCGGATTTTAGACTGAAAGATCCCGAAACCAGTCAATATGGAAGGAACAGCGATAACCTTTCCATGGGATTCTCACAGGGGCAATATCCCACTTCCAGGACAGTAGCCATTGGAGCTAAGATTGACTTTTAGTGTTCAGTATAGCAGAAATGATCATTACAGATTGTATTAATCAATTGAAGTTCCTCTTTATGGGAACAATGGACCAAAAAAGACCTAAAAAATGAAATATATAATTAAAAACGGAATATTGCCCATCATGGCTGTGATCATGCTATTGGGTTGCGACAGCTTTTTGGAGGAAAAGCCAAAGGACATTGTATCTCCTACAAATTTCTTCAATACGCCAGCAGAATTTGAGCTGGCGATAGTGGGATTATATAATTTATACAAGGACAATTCTTTACATGGGAAAGTGGGCTTGGACAGGTATTATGAAAATGGTGCTGATGTCATTGGCCCTAACCGGGTATTTGACCAAGTGGAACCCACACAAAATTATACTTTGAGTGAAAGTAATATCAGTGCCATTTCTCAGGGAGGAGGCGCGCCATTGACATGGCAAAACCTATATGCTATCATATTGAATTCCAATACCATTTTGGAACAATTGGAAATCAATGATGCCTTGAATGAGGATGAACGGGATTACTTTAGGGGGCAGACTTTGTTTTTGAGATCTTACGCCTACTACCATCTAACCAACCTCTGGGGAGATGTACCCTATTATAGAGATAATTTGCCCATTTCTGAAATTCAGGCATTGCCGAGAACAGAAGTGGAGCAAATCAGGAATGATATCATCGTGGATCTACAGGCCGCCCAGGATTTATTGCCGGACAGTTATACAGGGGATGATCTAGGTAAGGCCAGTAAATGGACAGCAGCGACTGTCATGGTAAAGCTATATTTGATACAAAAGAACTGGCAGGCAGCAAAAAACAAAGCAGAGGAAATTATCAATAGCTCTCCGCATCAATTGCTAGATGATTATGCCGCTGTTTTTGATCAATTTAACGAGTATAATTCTGAAAATATATGGGAGATAGATTTTGTAAAGGATGTGCGATCCACAGACTGGGTGGATCATTTTACTCCTAGGATTAGGGACGAACCAAAGGACCCTACCCAAAGGAGTGCCCTGAGTGCTGCATTGGCAGAAAGAAACGAGGGGTTTACAGGATATGGTCTAGCTATTCCCTTGCCAGGGTATGTAAATGATTTTCCTCAAAATGACCTTAGGAGGGCTTCCAATATTACGACCAATTATCTGGGATTTGAAATGAACTTTCCTTATATGCCAAAAATGTGGAACCTGGATCAGATAAACTCCCCAAGGGGAAACCATGGGGATAATAAGATTATTTTCAGATTGGCTGATGTCTATTTAATGGCGGCAGAAGCCGAAAACGAATTAAATGGACCTACTGCTACTGCTTATCAATATGTCAACCGGGTTAGGGAAAGGGCTTATGAACCAGATATGCCCTTGTCTGGCTTGACACAAGAGGCTTTTCGAC is from Echinicola marina and encodes:
- a CDS encoding family 43 glycosylhydrolase, which translates into the protein MNLLNRAMAFGAFLLFLSCNGQTAKQKAYEDHDKAIYSKDGWIRDPYIFLDEDGHYYLTGTTPAPKDPKEGEEPYNTGLDKSNEEIYGTPSIVGGKLRVWRSQDLMDWEYLGEPFTLDKGYWAKKFPKKFEESSPDKWKIWAPELYHVNGKWIYVHTTPGPVQGGANLVITADNEMSGPFNFPMGDDMKFKHDPSLFKDDDGTWYLLWGNTKIAPIKPGFQGLAAEPIRIDPSDRVIGHEGATVRKIGDKYVHFGTAWSTDEMRKGSYNLYYCTADKVTGPYGPRQFVGRFLGHGTPFQDKEGRWWCTAFYNGNVPPVSREGIQNRNLGETAQTINEQGTTIVPLEVKVLEDGEIYIRAKDPDYANPGPDEVQQFH
- a CDS encoding SusC/RagA family TonB-linked outer membrane protein; translated protein: MSNFTPKYLLAVVLLFYAATAYAQNIIVSGTVTDSESGMTIPGVNVVELSTKNTDEVNGTATDIDGKFEISVPANATLSFSYLGYATQNIPVDGRTSLDLKLSADLSNLQEVVVIGYGQVNKKDLTGSVSKVEGAQLENLPAARVDQTLQGRAAGVQVSQISGEPGAAPTIRIRGGNSIQGNNEPLWVIDGIIVGTDFNLSNINTNDIQSIDILKDAVAVSIYGTRGANGVILVTTKSGAGAGTKVSFNAYYGVQSMVTKVDFLDGPQHAAYANEDAEFRQSALPFLDLDNVPNVDWIDQVSQNGAVKNIDVSVAGTSENRKVNYYVSANYFDQEGLIRETGIKKYIFRANMDNQLSDLVKVGFRVNVSRLKNENSKISFSNLYLSTTPTRAIYDDEGNFTALDPITDGVTRNFEADLQMRQNHDLVTNILGNIYIELEPLKNLTFKTTFSPEINNFKQNIFNPGALPNNLILQNGGDAAVSTSLRMGYINENTLNYIKEYSSGNRLTVLAGFTLQKTEFESSVARAFRLSNDVTGFNNLGFGSDPTRNEVGSNYDAFQLVSWLARVNYSIKDKYLFTVVGRVDGSSRFAPENKYAFFPSGAFAWRIGDEEFIKNLGIFSDLKFRTSYGLSGSQAIPSYRTLAILNAANTTFNGIEKPGVVLGRPENPELKWETTRQLDIGLEMGFMDGRLNFEIDFYQKNTRDLLLNAQLPRQTGFVSKLQNIGKVQNRGVEFLVNSVNISKPNFKWSTNLTVSHNNNKVVDLGGVDFINLATPAQQGGTGARLIVGETTPVFTGVRYLGTWKSQEEIDEAGIGGDHDVGGPRFEDTNGDKQITEDDFIVLGSPQPDFYFGIGNTFSIGNFDLDFFFQGTYGNEVFNSLTQTALFGRPETTKYAETLDRWTPENPTSDIPRAGSVAALSEVYNNSAMIEDGSHIRLKSLRVAYNFPMETSKLGGLTVYITGNNLFVLSDFRLKDPETSQYGRNSDNLSMGFSQGQYPTSRTVAIGAKIDF
- a CDS encoding RagB/SusD family nutrient uptake outer membrane protein translates to MKYIIKNGILPIMAVIMLLGCDSFLEEKPKDIVSPTNFFNTPAEFELAIVGLYNLYKDNSLHGKVGLDRYYENGADVIGPNRVFDQVEPTQNYTLSESNISAISQGGGAPLTWQNLYAIILNSNTILEQLEINDALNEDERDYFRGQTLFLRSYAYYHLTNLWGDVPYYRDNLPISEIQALPRTEVEQIRNDIIVDLQAAQDLLPDSYTGDDLGKASKWTAATVMVKLYLIQKNWQAAKNKAEEIINSSPHQLLDDYAAVFDQFNEYNSENIWEIDFVKDVRSTDWVDHFTPRIRDEPKDPTQRSALSAALAERNEGFTGYGLAIPLPGYVNDFPQNDLRRASNITTNYLGFEMNFPYMPKMWNLDQINSPRGNHGDNKIIFRLADVYLMAAEAENELNGPTATAYQYVNRVRERAYEPDMPLSGLTQEAFRQAIYDERRWELGGEGHRRLDLIRWGILEEVVKSTEYRVWNPAANIQPYHVLLPIPTEEFVLNPALLESDPSNNGYR
- a CDS encoding arylsulfatase, giving the protein MKKNKISSRFLAVLLLCSFACSKSPQKGIQQKKPNIILIMSDDMGYSDLGCYGGEINTPNLDKLAKNGLQFTQFYNSARCCPTRASLMTGLHPHQTGIGHMTNPPDHPKGHNYGIPSYEGSLNKQCVTIAQVLKPAGYHTLMTGKWHLGTDFEDWPLQRGFDKFYGFIPGAGNFFKPTPPRGITYMNESISITDPDFYTTDAFTDKAIQFIDEAQAEDEDKPFFLYLAYNAPHWPLQAPAEDVEKYRGKYMQGWGKLREERYARMKAMGLIDPEWELTAQDARSWKSLDPAKKDEMDHRMAIYAAMVDRMDQNIGRLVDYLEKRGELDNTMIVFLNDNGACAEVDELGSGPASQLGTKEGYLLSYGRAWANASNTPYREYKHWLHEGGMATPFIVHWPAGIARSENNKVRQYAYLPDIMATFSALAGAEYPQAFQGNAVAPLQGKSLLSTLNETTKPVHEEAIFFEHEGKKAVREGKYKLVSKWNKNREYNWELYDMEVDRTETNDLAKSMPEKVDRLSKLWLAWADEMGVKPWSEILELRNKK
- a CDS encoding sulfatase family protein, with translation MKRFTGILVIACFLLSKVPLFAQQGQPNIIVYLSDDLGYLDTSPYGAKVVETPILEQLSKEGMKFNNAFVATPSCAPSRAALLTGLLPARNGAETNHSYPKEGIPYLIKNFKESGYKVYAFGKVAHYGGNDKCGFDYHLDQQVNLERNIRHFFDSVKVEGPVCLFVGDRRPHVAWTKQMDYSPDEVDLPPYFVDTKPTREHRSRYYTDITGLDSEMGKVLDYLTPIFGENTLTLFTSDHGAQWPFGKWNLYDAGIRTPLIVKWPGVIQAGAESDAKVSWIDILPTLLDISGSEIPKGLDGQSFKRVLEGKQTHFRDEIYTTHSGDGKFNIYPIRSVRTDQYKLIWNLVPDAYHTNHSDILRKDGAGAYWDSWDQKALKDLKAAAIIKKYYERPEWEFYDLKTDPDEQKNLMDDPEYQKEIVKLKKRLTKWLDKQNDELKTYREPYKIGQPKPNSKTIQNIK